In a single window of the Gammaproteobacteria bacterium genome:
- the gspI gene encoding type II secretion system minor pseudopilin GspI, whose amino-acid sequence MSGRQQGFTLVEVLIAVAILAIALGAIITSVARATDNVSYMRDKTFAHWVAMNVITEVQVLRKFPSTGTDEGKQELGNHEWQWKMITTESPLSANMHQIVVEVRRDRKDKQPLVRLTAIAGKS is encoded by the coding sequence CAGCAGGGCTTTACCCTGGTTGAGGTGCTGATCGCCGTGGCAATTCTGGCCATTGCGCTGGGGGCGATTATCACCAGCGTGGCGCGTGCCACGGATAACGTCAGCTACATGCGCGATAAAACCTTTGCTCATTGGGTGGCGATGAACGTGATTACCGAAGTGCAGGTGTTGCGCAAGTTTCCGTCCACTGGCACCGACGAGGGCAAGCAAGAGCTGGGCAATCACGAGTGGCAGTGGAAAATGATCACCACGGAATCGCCGCTGTCGGCCAACATGCACCAGATCGTGGTTGAAGTCCGCCGTGACCGCAAGGACAAACAGCCGCTGGTGCGTTTGACGGCGATTGCGGGTAAATCGTGA
- the gspJ gene encoding type II secretion system minor pseudopilin GspJ gives MRRSTAGQRGFTLLELIISLAVFSIMSVMAYSGLKIVLDSKGGTEERAKRLSSVQTAMMFMERDIEQIIDRSIRDGFGMPQEALVGVPYGQRRMEFTRAGWRNPLGGPRSQMQRVGYQFDEGVLSRVSWVTLDRANETDPIARPLVDNVENVNIRYLSGVGSWTDSWPVSSAGTLQPAPRLPLAVEVELEFKDLGKIRRLFRVPASKP, from the coding sequence ATGCGACGTTCGACCGCTGGCCAGCGCGGCTTTACCTTGTTGGAATTGATCATCTCCTTGGCGGTGTTTTCCATCATGTCAGTGATGGCTTACAGCGGTTTGAAAATTGTGCTCGACAGCAAGGGTGGCACCGAAGAGCGGGCCAAGCGGTTGAGCAGTGTGCAGACTGCGATGATGTTTATGGAACGCGATATCGAACAAATCATCGATCGCAGCATTCGCGACGGCTTTGGCATGCCGCAAGAGGCACTGGTCGGCGTGCCCTATGGTCAGCGACGGATGGAGTTTACCCGTGCCGGTTGGCGCAATCCCCTGGGCGGGCCGCGCAGCCAAATGCAGCGGGTGGGCTACCAGTTTGACGAGGGCGTATTGTCACGGGTCAGTTGGGTAACCTTAGACCGAGCGAACGAAACAGACCCGATTGCCCGGCCACTGGTCGATAACGTGGAGAATGTGAACATTCGCTATCTTTCCGGTGTGGGCAGTTGGACGGATAGCTGGCCGGTGTCTTCTGCCGGTACTTTGCAGCCGGCGCCGCGTTTGCCACTGGCGGTGGAGGTCGAGCTGGAATTCAAGGATTTGGGCAAAATCCGTCGTCTGTTCCGTGTCCCTGCGAGCAAGCCATGA
- the gspK gene encoding type II secretion system minor pseudopilin GspK, which translates to MMTHHSLKRQQGVALVTALLITAMATVIAVSLMSRQYVDVARTGNMMAADQTYLYGLAVETTALELLGLYIQNNAYDDPDGEMYKPYVFEQEGAMVNGQLSDLEGRFNLNSLVKPGGSGEWVLNPDQRERFVRLLDNVMQQLQFSGVSADDLANAVVDWLDTDSQATMGGAEDGDYMSLADVQYRAANRLMTSASELNMVMGFDRELLYGKTINDQFEPGLLRYVAALPQTDTTININTADKKVIKAMSSYFTDAAVDALVAHRGDPAVAPFKDTGEFTGHQAITDILEDLKKKNDDKGQKAFEKDYATGWDVKSHYYLVTTHAQLGKTTTVLNSLLYRDAKANANRLVALSRSMGTDGI; encoded by the coding sequence ATGATGACTCATCATTCGTTAAAACGGCAACAAGGCGTCGCGTTGGTCACCGCGCTGTTGATTACTGCCATGGCGACGGTGATTGCGGTCAGTTTGATGTCGCGCCAATACGTGGATGTGGCGCGCACCGGCAACATGATGGCGGCCGATCAAACCTACCTGTACGGCTTGGCGGTGGAAACTACCGCACTGGAGCTGCTGGGGTTGTACATCCAGAACAATGCCTATGACGATCCCGATGGCGAAATGTACAAGCCCTACGTGTTTGAGCAGGAGGGCGCGATGGTCAATGGACAATTGTCGGATCTGGAAGGCAGGTTTAATCTCAATAGTTTGGTGAAGCCAGGCGGCAGCGGTGAGTGGGTGCTTAATCCAGATCAGCGAGAGCGCTTTGTGCGTTTGTTGGACAACGTGATGCAACAACTGCAGTTTTCCGGGGTTTCTGCCGATGATTTGGCCAATGCGGTGGTGGATTGGCTGGATACCGATTCGCAGGCCACCATGGGCGGAGCGGAAGACGGAGATTACATGTCGTTGGCGGACGTCCAGTACCGCGCGGCTAACCGGTTGATGACCAGTGCCAGTGAATTGAACATGGTGATGGGGTTTGATCGCGAGCTGCTGTACGGCAAGACCATCAACGACCAGTTTGAGCCGGGGTTGTTGCGTTACGTTGCAGCTTTGCCACAGACCGATACAACCATTAACATAAACACCGCCGATAAAAAGGTTATCAAGGCCATGTCCAGTTACTTCACTGATGCAGCGGTTGATGCCCTGGTGGCTCATCGCGGCGATCCGGCAGTGGCTCCCTTCAAGGATACGGGCGAATTTACCGGTCATCAGGCGATTACCGATATACTGGAAGACCTGAAAAAGAAAAACGATGACAAGGGACAAAAGGCGTTTGAAAAAGATTACGCCACAGGGTGGGATGTGAAGAGTCACTATTATCTGGTGACCACGCATGCGCAGTTGGGCAAAACCACCACGGTACTAAACAGCTTGCTGTATCGAGACGCCAAGGCGAATGCCAATCGCCTGGTGGCGTTATCGCGGTCTATGGGCACAGACGGAATCTAA
- the gspL gene encoding type II secretion system protein GspL codes for MRSQFIVQLLGPDQPVRWIRLGDKVQPLLQSGSMEEAVRQSLGAQVIVLVPGEEVVLTRVSLPATNRQKMLKALPYTLEEQVVGDVDDVHFAAGERDADGMLNVAACSRRCMDVWQARLRDAGLMADVLMPDVLALPLRENRWVLVQDGERFMLRTGEQQGYVFDAANRDLYLGLMVPEAEKAGIEAIDVWAEQVIEWPGLVFEHQSLENGWLSLLKSGDLAEKLLNLQQGDYSRREQWGKIWRPWRFAAVVGGIAFLLNLGVTVVENSELSTQNDELKEQVVSIYKDAFPDARKVPNPRQQMEQKLKELRAGGQGGGQSFLDLMLAVGPSFSANTGVIMRSLRYKSGVLDIELEAPSLQSLDQLKQSLVANAHLEVEIQSAAAKDNKVQGRIQIKQGATS; via the coding sequence ATGCGTAGTCAGTTTATCGTTCAACTGTTAGGTCCAGATCAGCCAGTGCGCTGGATCAGGCTGGGGGACAAAGTGCAGCCGCTGTTGCAAAGCGGCAGTATGGAAGAAGCCGTGCGCCAATCCTTGGGTGCGCAGGTGATTGTGTTGGTGCCCGGTGAGGAAGTTGTGCTGACACGGGTCAGTCTGCCGGCCACCAATCGACAAAAAATGCTCAAGGCATTGCCTTACACCCTGGAAGAGCAGGTGGTGGGCGATGTGGACGACGTGCATTTTGCCGCAGGTGAGCGCGACGCGGACGGCATGCTCAATGTGGCTGCGTGTTCGCGTCGCTGTATGGACGTGTGGCAGGCGCGGCTGCGCGACGCGGGTTTGATGGCTGATGTGCTGATGCCTGATGTGCTGGCGCTGCCGCTGCGGGAAAATCGTTGGGTGCTGGTGCAGGATGGCGAGCGGTTTATGCTGCGCACGGGCGAGCAGCAGGGCTATGTGTTTGATGCGGCCAACCGCGATCTTTACCTGGGTCTGATGGTGCCGGAAGCAGAAAAAGCCGGCATTGAAGCGATTGATGTCTGGGCCGAGCAGGTGATCGAATGGCCGGGTTTGGTGTTTGAACATCAGTCGCTGGAAAACGGTTGGCTGTCTCTGCTCAAATCGGGAGATTTGGCCGAAAAATTATTGAATCTGCAGCAGGGTGATTACAGCCGGCGCGAGCAATGGGGCAAAATCTGGCGGCCTTGGCGTTTTGCTGCCGTGGTCGGTGGTATCGCGTTTTTGCTGAACCTGGGCGTGACCGTGGTTGAAAACTCGGAACTGAGCACGCAGAACGACGAACTTAAAGAGCAGGTGGTATCGATTTACAAAGATGCCTTTCCTGATGCGCGCAAAGTGCCCAATCCCCGTCAGCAGATGGAGCAAAAGCTCAAAGAGCTGCGTGCCGGCGGGCAAGGGGGCGGACAATCATTTTTGGATTTGATGCTGGCTGTCGGTCCTTCGTTTTCCGCCAATACCGGCGTCATCATGCGCAGCCTGCGCTACAAGAGTGGCGTGCTGGACATTGAACTGGAAGCACCTAGCCTGCAGTCGTTGGATCAACTCAAGCAATCGCTGGTAGCTAACGCCCATCTGGAAGTCGAGATTCAATCGGCCGCCGCCAAGGACAACAAGGTCCAGGGACGTATTCAGATCAAACAGGGGGCGACGTCATGA
- a CDS encoding type II secretion system protein M has product MINTYMQQFVAYWAQLRPRERLGLIAAAVLVLLTMIYLLLWEPVFNESNRLKHSIEQQQELVGWMRQSAAEAKALRGSGPQRFNGSLLGLIDSTAKNSSLGNSMKRVEPDGSDRVRVWMEQASFDELIHWLNQLQRNYGVQITSVVIDRMEGGTGFVNARFEFSGASS; this is encoded by the coding sequence ATGATCAATACCTACATGCAACAATTCGTGGCGTATTGGGCGCAGCTGCGTCCTCGCGAGCGCTTGGGTCTGATCGCCGCTGCCGTGTTGGTGTTGCTGACGATGATTTATCTGTTGTTGTGGGAGCCGGTATTCAACGAGTCCAATCGGCTAAAACACTCCATCGAACAACAGCAGGAACTGGTTGGCTGGATGCGGCAGAGTGCCGCAGAGGCGAAGGCTCTGCGCGGCAGTGGCCCGCAACGTTTTAATGGTTCACTGTTGGGCCTGATCGATAGCACGGCTAAAAATAGCAGTCTGGGCAATTCGATGAAGCGGGTTGAACCGGATGGTTCCGATCGGGTGCGGGTGTGGATGGAACAGGCGTCGTTTGATGAACTGATTCACTGGCTGAATCAATTGCAGCGAAACTATGGCGTGCAAATAACCTCGGTGGTGATTGATCGCATGGAAGGCGGTACCGGCTTTGTGAATGCGCGCTTTGAGTTTAGCGGAGCATCTTCATGA
- a CDS encoding type II secretion system protein N has translation MMIALKSSLKLNWRPWRRYVLLGGLAYGFFLLQQTPISLIYPLAKDVIEQQNIRIYGLEGGLWDGSAQRVEYQGRAFENVEWDVHPLALLIGQLSATVSVGNDNMRIHATVNRSLTGSISLDDISGRISANEVMTLAQVPAVKLDGQFKLDMDHLDLSDGRLQSAEGTLVWSHAGMQFPLKLDLGELSIDVETVDAGVRASLGDKGGPLELRGQLLIQPDGAYSFDAQLSAREGVGSSLGRTIGMLGSYNSQGKVDVKSNGKLAELGLGG, from the coding sequence ATGATGATTGCACTCAAGTCTTCGCTGAAGTTGAATTGGCGTCCCTGGCGTCGTTATGTGTTGCTGGGTGGACTTGCCTATGGCTTTTTTCTGCTGCAACAAACACCGATCAGTCTGATTTATCCACTGGCAAAAGATGTGATTGAGCAGCAAAACATTCGCATTTACGGTTTGGAAGGCGGGCTGTGGGATGGCTCAGCGCAGCGGGTGGAATACCAGGGGCGTGCGTTCGAAAATGTCGAATGGGATGTGCATCCGCTGGCGTTGTTGATTGGCCAGCTCAGCGCGACGGTCAGTGTTGGTAACGACAACATGCGCATTCACGCCACCGTCAACCGCAGTTTGACCGGTAGCATCAGTCTGGATGATATCAGCGGTCGGATAAGTGCGAATGAAGTGATGACCCTGGCGCAAGTGCCCGCGGTAAAACTCGACGGCCAATTTAAGTTGGACATGGATCACCTGGATCTGAGTGACGGGCGTTTGCAGAGTGCCGAGGGCACATTGGTTTGGTCACATGCCGGGATGCAGTTCCCACTGAAGCTGGACTTGGGTGAATTGTCCATTGATGTGGAAACCGTTGATGCCGGTGTGCGCGCTTCACTGGGTGACAAAGGTGGTCCATTGGAGTTGCGCGGTCAGTTGTTGATACAGCCCGATGGCGCGTACAGTTTTGATGCTCAATTGTCGGCCCGTGAGGGTGTGGGATCGTCGCTGGGACGAACCATTGGCATGTTGGGGTCGTATAATTCTCAGGGAAAAGTCGATGTTAAATCCAACGGAAAACTGGCAGAATTGGGCCTGGGTGGATAA
- a CDS encoding efflux RND transporter periplasmic adaptor subunit, whose product MPKGVRLACCALLFFTATSFAAAPQPVNVSNISTLGVYPEISVAANSLSLNRSVISAQVGAVVNKLEADVGDSVQVGDVLLRFDDANYRFALQRAEAVLASLDARIELAESDLERTHILSQSDAVSQQNLRQRQSELKALRADRLGAQAAVELAKLDLQRCVIKAPFKAVITSRAAKLGELAMPGNPLFELVDSARIEVSAKLQAADAEQISSADQFYFSAQGKRYPLRLRALTQAFDPVERSREARFVFSGERALPGVAGNLIWRVSQVHLPADMLVRRDGKLGVFVIQQNRAVFVEHPGAREGRPVKSSLPADARIVTQGRLLLQHGSAVSVQ is encoded by the coding sequence ATGCCAAAAGGAGTTCGGTTGGCATGTTGTGCGCTGCTATTTTTTACGGCGACGTCCTTTGCGGCGGCCCCTCAGCCGGTTAACGTCAGCAATATTTCTACTCTGGGGGTTTACCCCGAAATTTCGGTTGCAGCCAATAGTCTCAGTCTAAACCGCTCTGTCATCAGCGCCCAGGTGGGCGCGGTGGTCAACAAGCTCGAAGCCGATGTTGGTGATTCGGTGCAGGTCGGTGATGTGTTGTTGCGGTTCGATGATGCCAATTATCGGTTTGCCCTGCAGCGCGCAGAAGCCGTTTTGGCCTCGCTGGATGCGCGCATCGAATTGGCCGAATCAGATTTGGAACGTACCCACATTCTTTCGCAAAGCGATGCGGTGTCGCAGCAAAATTTGCGACAGCGGCAGAGCGAGTTAAAGGCGCTGCGCGCAGATCGTCTCGGTGCCCAGGCCGCAGTCGAACTGGCCAAGCTGGATTTGCAGCGCTGCGTTATCAAAGCCCCCTTCAAAGCTGTCATCACCTCTCGTGCTGCCAAACTGGGTGAGTTGGCGATGCCCGGCAATCCATTGTTTGAACTGGTGGATAGTGCGCGGATTGAAGTCTCTGCCAAGTTGCAGGCCGCTGATGCTGAACAAATATCATCCGCCGATCAATTTTATTTTTCTGCCCAAGGCAAACGCTACCCACTGCGTTTGCGCGCATTAACCCAGGCATTTGATCCGGTCGAGCGCAGCCGCGAAGCGCGGTTTGTGTTTAGCGGCGAACGTGCTTTGCCCGGTGTGGCGGGGAATTTGATTTGGCGTGTTTCCCAGGTGCATTTGCCGGCGGATATGCTGGTGCGTCGTGACGGCAAGCTGGGCGTGTTTGTGATTCAGCAAAATCGTGCCGTGTTTGTCGAACATCCCGGTGCGCGCGAAGGGCGTCCGGTGAAATCCTCCTTGCCAGCCGATGCGCGGATTGTTACGCAGGGAAGGCTGTTGTTGCAGCATGGCTCTGCCGTCAGCGTGCAGTAA
- a CDS encoding efflux RND transporter permease subunit, producing the protein MLQRFLENHVLANVTFVVVLLVGTLSFMQLPRAQDPEINFNWISVITTLPGASAEDVEKLVTNPLEDAIAQVDDVKFVSSFTRQGISNISARFEDISAEKFDKRMNDLRREVQSKANAELPQAANDPMVLEITSANSFPTAMLVVRGHADDEVLRQTALAVKEDLERIKGVDGVTPAGLHGPELRIEYDPQKLQAYGVSPSQLADTVSAYFRDVSAGKVQLGSQDWLVRMVGTDAAPGYLESLNIMTARGEVPIRHVADVTRARKQAEQLVYNHGQPSVLLAVTKKPYNNTLQLMERVNQYIASQNQVLGKLGIEILLLDDQTYSTRNAISVMQNNAIVGLLLVALVTWVFLGTRIAFFVGIGIPFTLAGTFWLLSVSGQTLNQSVLLGVVIVLGMLVDDAVVVVEAIYYRLQRGTRAMQAAIESLAEVFKPVTASVLTTIAAFLPLMLLPGIVGDFMFVIPFVVTVALLVSLLEAYWMLPVHIAAANVNFDNKSRMQQRREYFTHRVRLNYSRGLIWVFRNPRKFAVIFVLVVLGAVAMLAAGWVKTKFFAFDPLRVFYVNVEMPSGTPLSETLRVVAEVESKARAHLHQGELRESVAVAGQMFTETAPFFGDQFGQVTISLQPDQPGMRSVEQMVEAMRADVINTVGAARISFLILSGGPPASKPINVKVRGDDYTQLRSATAALRKVLESMPAVRDISDDDSEGSPELVLRLDTNAIKRAGLHAADVARNVRLMFDGEVVTSMQDRGEKLEVRVQGSEAQLDSVDDLLRQTLPLSGGGYVSLGQLVEAKTSLSKEVIRHHDFRRAITLQADLDKEQMDTPEANAQLFAAWETIRLNYPGVNLDTTGELDDIQESLDAMLMLFLFGIGLIYLILGTQFRSYWQPFMILATVPLAFIGVVYGLALSGNPLSLFTLYGVVALTGIAVNTAIVMIDAANARMTAGMSSLHAIVYAARRRVVPILITSLTTVAGLMSLALGLGGESLVWGPVASAIVWGLTFSTILTLFVIPLLYRFFMTPRHKSRGFFRKKAAA; encoded by the coding sequence ATGCTGCAGCGATTTTTAGAAAATCATGTGTTGGCCAACGTCACCTTTGTGGTGGTGTTGCTGGTCGGTACGTTGAGTTTTATGCAGTTGCCGCGTGCGCAAGATCCGGAAATTAATTTTAACTGGATTAGCGTAATCACTACCTTGCCCGGTGCCTCCGCTGAAGACGTGGAAAAACTGGTCACTAATCCGCTCGAAGACGCCATCGCCCAGGTGGATGATGTCAAGTTCGTCTCCAGTTTTACCCGTCAGGGAATTTCCAATATTTCTGCGCGCTTTGAAGATATTTCGGCAGAAAAATTCGACAAGCGCATGAATGATTTGCGTCGCGAAGTGCAATCCAAGGCCAATGCCGAGTTGCCCCAGGCAGCCAATGATCCGATGGTGCTGGAAATTACCTCCGCCAATTCGTTTCCAACGGCGATGCTGGTGGTGCGCGGCCATGCCGATGATGAAGTGCTGCGTCAGACTGCGTTGGCGGTAAAAGAAGATTTGGAACGCATCAAGGGCGTGGACGGCGTCACGCCTGCGGGTTTGCACGGTCCTGAGCTGCGCATCGAATACGATCCACAAAAACTTCAGGCTTACGGCGTATCGCCTTCGCAGTTGGCCGATACGGTCAGCGCCTATTTCCGCGATGTGTCCGCCGGTAAAGTACAACTGGGTAGTCAGGATTGGCTGGTGCGCATGGTGGGAACGGATGCCGCTCCGGGTTATTTGGAAAGTTTGAATATTATGACGGCGCGTGGCGAAGTGCCGATTCGTCATGTGGCGGATGTGACGCGTGCGCGCAAGCAGGCAGAGCAACTGGTATATAACCATGGCCAACCTTCAGTGCTATTGGCCGTTACCAAAAAACCGTATAACAACACGCTGCAGTTGATGGAGCGCGTCAACCAATACATCGCCAGCCAAAATCAGGTGCTGGGAAAACTTGGTATTGAAATTTTACTGCTGGATGATCAGACCTACTCAACACGCAATGCGATCAGCGTCATGCAAAATAACGCGATTGTGGGTTTGTTGTTGGTTGCGCTTGTGACATGGGTGTTTTTGGGGACACGCATCGCGTTTTTTGTTGGCATAGGCATTCCGTTTACGTTGGCAGGAACGTTTTGGCTGTTGTCGGTCAGTGGTCAGACGCTGAATCAATCGGTTCTGCTGGGCGTGGTGATTGTGCTGGGGATGCTGGTGGATGACGCGGTGGTGGTGGTCGAGGCCATTTACTATCGTCTGCAGCGAGGAACGCGTGCGATGCAGGCGGCGATTGAATCCTTGGCTGAAGTGTTCAAACCAGTAACTGCATCGGTGCTGACAACGATTGCGGCTTTTTTGCCGCTGATGCTGTTGCCAGGCATTGTCGGCGATTTCATGTTTGTCATTCCGTTTGTGGTAACGGTGGCGCTGTTGGTGAGTTTGCTGGAAGCCTACTGGATGTTGCCGGTACACATTGCAGCGGCGAACGTGAATTTTGACAACAAGAGCAGAATGCAGCAGCGTCGCGAATATTTCACTCATCGCGTTCGGCTGAATTACAGTCGTGGGTTGATTTGGGTATTTCGCAATCCGCGAAAATTTGCGGTGATATTTGTGTTGGTTGTGCTGGGGGCTGTTGCGATGTTGGCGGCTGGCTGGGTAAAAACCAAATTCTTTGCATTTGATCCGCTGCGGGTATTTTATGTCAATGTCGAAATGCCTTCAGGCACGCCATTGTCCGAAACCTTGCGCGTGGTGGCGGAAGTCGAATCAAAAGCCAGAGCGCATTTACACCAAGGTGAGTTGCGTGAATCTGTCGCGGTGGCTGGACAGATGTTTACCGAAACTGCGCCATTTTTTGGCGATCAGTTTGGTCAAGTGACCATTAGCCTGCAGCCAGATCAGCCTGGCATGCGCAGCGTTGAGCAAATGGTGGAAGCCATGCGCGCGGATGTGATCAATACCGTGGGTGCAGCTAGAATTTCATTCCTGATTCTCAGTGGTGGGCCGCCGGCATCCAAGCCGATTAACGTTAAGGTGCGTGGCGATGATTACACCCAACTGCGATCGGCCACGGCGGCACTGCGCAAGGTTTTGGAGTCCATGCCGGCAGTGCGCGATATCAGCGATGATGACAGTGAAGGTTCACCGGAGCTGGTGTTGCGCCTGGATACCAATGCGATCAAACGCGCAGGATTGCACGCAGCGGATGTGGCGCGCAATGTGCGATTGATGTTTGATGGTGAAGTGGTCACCAGCATGCAGGATCGTGGTGAAAAACTGGAAGTGCGGGTGCAGGGTAGCGAAGCGCAACTGGATAGTGTCGATGACTTGTTGCGTCAAACCCTGCCGTTGTCCGGTGGTGGCTATGTCTCGCTTGGACAATTGGTGGAAGCAAAAACTTCGTTGAGCAAAGAAGTGATTCGCCATCATGATTTCCGCCGCGCGATCACCTTGCAGGCAGATTTGGACAAAGAGCAAATGGACACGCCAGAAGCCAATGCGCAATTGTTTGCTGCCTGGGAAACCATTCGTTTGAATTATCCTGGTGTAAATTTGGATACCACCGGCGAGCTTGATGATATTCAGGAAAGTCTGGATGCCATGCTGATGCTGTTCCTGTTTGGGATTGGTTTGATTTATCTGATTTTGGGCACGCAATTCCGCAGCTATTGGCAACCGTTTATGATTTTGGCGACGGTGCCACTGGCGTTTATCGGCGTGGTCTATGGTTTAGCGTTATCAGGAAATCCGCTGAGCTTGTTCACGTTGTATGGTGTGGTGGCTCTGACAGGGATTGCAGTGAATACCGCAATTGTGATGATTGATGCGGCCAATGCACGAATGACGGCGGGTATGAGTTCATTGCATGCGATTGTGTATGCTGCGCGTCGTCGGGTCGTGCCGATTTTGATTACATCGCTGACGACGGTGGCGGGTTTGATGTCGCTTGCCTTGGGCTTGGGTGGCGAGTCTTTGGTATGGGGGCCGGTGGCGTCTGCAATTGTGTGGGGTTTAACTTTTTCCACAATTTTAACCTTGTTTGTCATTCCCTTGCTGTATCGATTCTTTATGACTCCGCGACATAAATCGCGCGGTTTTTTTAGGAAAAAAGCCGCAGCGTAA